The genomic segment AAGATTACAGCAGCCACAATGGTTTAGTTGTACTAGGCCATTGTGTAACATGATAGTTTTACTGTGTTAATAAGAAAAATCGCATAAGCACTTCAACCTAGGTTGCACAATCAGGTCAAATATGAACTGTACCACCCATGTATGGATAAACTTGTAGTAAAGACAAGAAATTTCATACCTACTACTGTGCTCTGGTCTCAACTGTATGTTTATGTTTTCTTTCCTAACTTCTCACACTGTGTAATTTCAAGAAACCTATTTCAACAATCACGAACACGTTAAGGCCAATCCACGTGCAAGGTAAGCCAAGCCTTCGAAATTAGTGACATAGCTGTGAAGTCATCACGGCAGTTTTTAAGAAATTCTCATAAACAATAGTGGCAACTTCTCTCAGGGTAATCTTACAAAAATCTCTGAGGTTGAAGGAGCCAGAAACTACTCAATGCCGTTTAAAAATGACATAATGCTATAAGAAAATTAATCAATCACTTAATTTACAAAAGCAACTGCAAGCCCCTGACCTTTATGACTTCGTCCCTCTGTGACAGGACATGTGGCTGGAGAGCCTGTACTTCCGCGAAAAGGATGCACCACAGTGCATGCATGAAAAGGGACGCTCACTTGTGTGACTTCGCACATGTCGTGTCATGGCACCCCTTTGAATGAATCTGCACGGGCAAAGGTGACACTTGAAGGGGCGCTCGCCTATGTGGCTGCGTACATGCTCATTCAGATGGCCACTCTGAGTGAATGTGCTCGGGCAAATATGGCACTTGTAGGGGCGCTCTCCCGTGTGTGTGCGCAGGTGTTTCCCCATGTGCGACTTGTACTCAGTCACATAGTGACACAGCCGGCAGGAATGCAGCCTGCCACGCATTGACACGAGCAACTTGTACTGCTCCTGGGCTCCCACAGGCGACAAACCTGCAAATTCACAGCGAGCAGATGAAGGTGATGCAGAAAGTATGCACCACACCTGACAAATGAAAATAATTAACACTAGTAGGCAAAATATGTCATAGCCttcaactagcccaccaacacttTACTGCGATGGCAACACCACACGGACGCAGTACATGTCCCACACAAGTTTCTGTCTCTCTATACAAAAACACTATCCTGAATGCTACATACAAACCCCTGCTGACAATACACAAAGGGTAAATTTCGCATGCAATTATGGTATTATGCCCTAATAGTCAAATTACCTTGTTTATGTAACACTGCATTACAAACTCACCCATTGAGATAAGCTTACTTATCTATTAAACTTATTACATGTTTCTCTGGCAAAGAATTTATACAATGCTGCACAATAAAAGCATCAACTGATATTCGACATGAAGCATATGAAATGAATTATGAATAAAATGTGAATGAAATAAATTCATATGAAAGGAAATGAAGCACAtatgaaaggaaaggaaagagagTAAACACAGCAGTTACAGAGGTTAGAATGGCACCAAATTTGCTGATGAAGGAGAATGCAAGCACATTTCCAAGAATTAAGAAAAGGATTGTTTGTTTCTGTTAGAGTGCTGTAAACATTTTCCATTATTGTTTTTCCTGCGTTTCAATGAAAGTAAGGTGCAACTACAGAGTGCTGAAGATTACTTGTTCACCAATCAGTCTTTCTGACACACATATCCACATGAATAACTAACTACCTTACCATACATAACCCACTATCCTGAATGCATACAACCTCCAAACTGGCTATACATAGGAGCCAGATTTGGCAAGCCATTTGATTTGTCTAAACCATCAAAGTACTTTGCTTATTTAATACTGCCCACTGCACTCATCTATTTAACTAAGCACTGCATGCTTTCTGGGATCAGAGTATTTATACTATGCGGCATAACATAATCCCTAACTCATGTAATAGACATATGAAGGAATGTAAAAGAAGTGACCATGAATGAACATAGAAAGACATAGGAAAAATAATATTAATAGAAATAGGAGTGGAACCACGTTTCATGATGGAGAATAATACAATCACATTTCTGTGCATTAAGGAAAGGAGTGCTTCTTTGTTAGTGGCATTGTAATCTTACTGCATAAGAACTTTTTTCCTTAGTGCAGTGAAAGCAAAATGGTGCTGTCGAGTGTTCAAGGTAAACTATCTACAAATTAGTTCCTCTCGGCGGCCCTGCCACAATCACATGCATTCTGTTGAACAGATCTTTTAAAAGGCACAATTATGTCCCATGTGTTGATTTGATGAAACTACATTCTCTACCAGTACATTGCAGTGCCTTTCTTCTTTATCTATTGATTACAACTTAGTCACTGCAATAAACCTGTTCTTTTTCCTACTACTCCAATACACAAAGCAACAAGCAGATTTGCAATTTCACTAGTTGCAAACTAATCAAGCAGAAGCAGAAGTGAGTAAACACAGTCACGTCACCATCACAGTATTAAAACAAATATAAGCAAACTGCAGTGCATTTAACAAGGCAAACAGAGGGATACTCTTTAAGAAGCTAGTGCGATAAATTTCTGGTAATGTCCAAAGCCCGCGTAATCTTGAACGCGCTGTAGGAGACATCGACGCATCTGTAACAACACAGAGATCGCTGTTAAAGCCAGCATGAATGCAAACAGCACCGCCACAAATATGTTTACCCTTTGTATCAATAAGTGTGTTCAAACTAGAGACACAGGGCTACACTTCCCAACACAACCTGATCTCATACATTTATTTATAACCAATTATTCACTCATGTCAAACCTATTTCATCAAACT from the Dermacentor variabilis isolate Ectoservices chromosome 9, ASM5094787v1, whole genome shotgun sequence genome contains:
- the LOC142557114 gene encoding uncharacterized protein LOC142557114 isoform X2; the protein is MENKDASMSPTARSRLRGLWTLPEIYRTSFLKSLSPVGAQEQYKLLVSMRGRLHSCRLCHYVTEYKSHMGKHLRTHTGERPYKCHICPSTFTQSGHLNEHVRSHIGERPFKCHLCPCRFIQRGAMTRHVRSHTSERPFSCMHCGASFSRKYRLSSHMSCHRGTKS
- the LOC142557114 gene encoding uncharacterized protein LOC142557114 isoform X1; protein product: MENKDASMSPTARSRLRGLWTLPEIYRTSFLKSLSPVGAQEQYKLLVSMRGRLHSCRLCHYVTEYKSHMGKHLRTHTGERPYKCHICPSTFTQSGHLNEHVRSHIGERPFKCHLCPCRFIQRGAMTRHVRSHTSHDVLVIFEIATCIAQVAYTWTIMEILECTCVCKCSLLWAICPVTCLHHH
- the LOC142557114 gene encoding uncharacterized protein LOC142557114 isoform X3, which encodes MENKGLSPVGAQEQYKLLVSMRGRLHSCRLCHYVTEYKSHMGKHLRTHTGERPYKCHICPSTFTQSGHLNEHVRSHIGERPFKCHLCPCRFIQRGAMTRHVRSHTSHDVLVIFEIATCIAQVAYTWTIMEILECTCVCKCSLLWAICPVTCLHHH